The following are encoded together in the Lathyrus oleraceus cultivar Zhongwan6 chromosome 3, CAAS_Psat_ZW6_1.0, whole genome shotgun sequence genome:
- the LOC127125868 gene encoding protein SODIUM POTASSIUM ROOT DEFECTIVE 2 has product MKGIEIFCASQASTAICLNTDHASSSSSSSSNTIQFGGRAIDRHNPIITDPKRTPSRDFTLPTSSSPSPINPKPLHDLKKTKKKKTTTTTDKTTEHKHIANSFTSKPLDSILRRSWVKPPSDSITPPTSSRYLLDDITSLDGVLDYDPVLGLTKVDDSKKKAQVFHEDENNHSSKQHSSSSLPKSTSTNQVVVLRVSLHCKGCEGKVRKHLSRMQGVTSFNIDFAAKKVTVVGDVTPLSVMASISKVKTAKIWPETASPNGSGAGETKKTNAMI; this is encoded by the exons ATGAAAGGCATTGAAATCTTCTGTGCATCACAAGCCTCAACTGCCATATGTCTTAACACTGATCATgcttcatcatcttcttcttcttcctcaaaCACCATTCAATTTGGTGGTAGAGCCATTGATCGCCACAACCCCATCATCACAGATCCAAAAAGAACTCCATCAAGAGATTTCACTCTCCCTACCTCTTCTTCTCCATCGCCCATCAACCCAAAACCTCTCCATGATCTCAAAAAAACCAAGAAAAAGAAAACTACTACAACGACTGATAAAACAACTGAACATAAACATATTGCTAATAGTTTCACTTCAAAACCATTAGATAGTATTCTAAGAAGGAGTTGGGTTAAACCACCTTCTGATTCAATCACTCCTCCTACTTCTTCAAGATATTTGCTTGATGACATAACTTCTTTAGATGGTGTGTTAGATTATGACCCTGTTTTGGGTTTAACTAAGGTTGATGATAGCAAAAAGAAAGCTCAAGTTTTTCATGAAGATGAAAATAATCATTCATCTAAGCAACACTCTAGCTCCTCTCTTCCAAAGTCTACTTCTACAAACCAG GTTGTGGTGTTAAGGGTTTCTCTGCACTGTAAAGGCTGTGAAGGGAAAGTGCGGAAACATCTTTCTAGAATGCAAG GGGTTACGTCCTTCAATATAGACTTTGCAGCAAAGAAGGTTACAGTAGTTGGCGATGTGACTCCTTTGAGTGTTATGGCAAGCATATCAAAGGTGAAAACTGCGAAAATTTGGCCAGAAACTGCTTCGCCAAATGGATCTGGTGCTGGTgaaacaaagaaaacaaatgctATGATCTAG